Proteins encoded together in one Impatiens glandulifera chromosome 1, dImpGla2.1, whole genome shotgun sequence window:
- the LOC124921396 gene encoding T-complex protein 1 subunit theta-like yields MIITNNPTSNKYFGSFSLIFVTVEAWSTKSRQSWVCGFCISRGNWWSQVRNEECGNSVSTVVLRGSTDDLERAVDDGVNTYKAMCRDSRVVPGAAATEIELARKLKEFSFKETGLDQYAIAKFVECFEMVPKTLSDNYFFMVCRAFKRKH; encoded by the exons atgattattacaaacaaccctacatcaaacaagtacTTCGGTTCATTTTCATTGATTTTTGTGACAGTTGAAGCTTGGTCAACCAAATCCAGACAATCTTGGGTATGTGGATTCTGTATCAGTCGAGGAAATTGGTGGAGTCAGG TGAGAAATGAAGAATGTGGCAACTCTGTCTCAACTGTTGTTTTACGAGGAAGTACTGATGATCTTGAAAGAGCAGTTGATGATGGTGTCAATACATACAAG GCAATGTGCAGGGATAGTCGTGTAGTACCTGGTGCAGCAGCTACAGAAATTGAACTGGCTAGGAAATTGAAGGAGTTCTCCTTCAAAGAAACAGG ATTGGACCAATATGCAATTGCAAAATTTGTGGAGTGTTTTGAGATGGTACCGAAAACACTATCTGATAATTATTTCTTCATGGTATGCCGAGCATTCAAACGGAAACACTAA
- the LOC124941300 gene encoding T-complex protein 1 subunit theta-like, translating to MGKAEQKEIGDDANLTISFAGELLEGAEELIRMGLHPSEIITGYSKAINKTVEILNDLVEGSETMDVRDKDDVIKRMKAASVAGKQYGQEDILCNLIADACIQVCPKNPTNFIVDNIRVAKLLGGGLNNSSIVQGMVLKNDAVGTVKRVEKAKVAVFVSGVDTTATETKETVLIHSAEQLENYAKTEEAKVGQISIIELQGPRSFRIIECIALDPIMYYALLCDILTDIWFCRTTGAIALKP from the exons ATGG GAAAAGCTGAGCAGAAGGAAATAGGAGATGATGCTAACTTGACTATATCTTTTGCGGGGGAGCTACTAGAGGGTGCAGAAGAGCTTATCAGGATGGGGTTGCATCCAAGTGAGATCATCACTGGTTATTCCAAAGCAATCAACAAG ACTGTTGAAATTTTGAATGATTTGGTTGAAGGTTCTGAAACGATGGATGTAAGAGATAAGGATGATGTTATTAAACGAATGAAAGCAGCTTCTGTTGCTGGCAAGCAATATGGACAAGAGGATATATTATGTAATCTGATTGCTGAT GCATGCATTCAAGTCTGCCCCAAGAACCCGACCAACTTTATAGTCGATAATATCAGGGTTGCTAAGCTGTTGGGTGGAGGTTTGAACAACTCGAGTATAGTACAAGGAATGGTTTTGAAGAATGATGCTGTTGGGACAGTTAAGAGAGTGGAGAAGGCAaag GTTGCTGTATTTGTTAGTGGTGTTGACACAACTGCAACTGAGACCAAGGAAACGGTCCTCATTCATAGTGCTGAACAG CTAGAGAATTATGCGAAAACAGAGGAAGCTAAAGTTGGTCAAATCTCAATAATTGAACTTCAAGGCCCAAGAAGTTTTAGAATCATAGAATGCATTG CTCTTGACCCGATTATGTATTATGCTCTCTTGTGTGATATATTAACAGACATATGGTTTTGCCGAACTACTGGTGCTATTGCTCTT aaaccttaa
- the LOC124920620 gene encoding YTH domain-containing protein ECT4-like: MTNPAPPADQTVEYLQKLTLDSESKPFEVPNNAKKYSSVNSGILANGLNKPFERSSTPSRQDFVDPGYCFLPNAYPSPIYYGGGEWDDYSYANSNGVDVSTGAYNNNGSLMYQQGYGYAPYGAYHAPGSPVPTMVHDGQIYGPQHYQYPSYYPSSAPTNGSYAPNTLQAGLTAPAAADQVPLPLETVKVNSNATNAGVNSLSVPKPHRPNYQNSFLLDASVFPDGKSKHVPVSHGNNFVNGRNPNLYPFSHLTPRPNSSMNQAGYDRMYPNNRIYGQYGNMFRTGGGYGIPNYERRINGRGWMGTDNRYKPRGRANGSFVPDSPYDGLNELNRGPRAKGFKNSKDLEPATIAMKGQTNQLNTVVSNEEKLSQLDLGQYNTEDFPEVYKNAKFFIIKSYSEDDVHKSIKYGAWASTPNGNKKLDAAYREAQEVADGCPVFLFFSVNASGQFVGVTEMLSAVDFDKSLEYWQQDKWTGYFPVKWHIVKDIPNSLLKHIILANNEDKPVTNSRDTQEVKLEQGIEMLKIFKSHPSKTCILDDFVFYEARQKIIQEKKAKQQQFNKRVGSAKVSEAIDGKERIDSLLQKSLDVASPVLVEDPAASDGHQTSKPALVTDKSIGVASAS; encoded by the exons ATGACCAACCCGGCTCCTCCTGCTGATC AAACTGTTGAATATTTGCAGAAGTTGACATTGGATTCGGAATCTAAACCATTTGAAGTTCCTAACAATGCCAAGAAG TATTCTTCAGTGAATTCGGGCATACTGGCGAATGGTTTGAACAAGCCATTTGAGAGATCTTCAACTCCTTCAAGGCAAGATTTTGTGGATCCCGGCTACTGCTTCTTACCAAATGCATACCCATCTCCAATTTATTATGGAG GTGGTGAGTGGGACGATTACAGTTATGCTAACAGCAATGGAGTGGATGTGTCCACT GGTGCTTATAATAACAATGGTTCACTTATGTACCAACAAGGATATGGTTATGCACCTTATGGAGCATATCATGCACCTGGTTCTCCTGTTCCAACTATGGTCCATGATGGGCAGATCTATGGACCTCAGCATTACCAGTACCCTTCATACTACCCGTCTTCTGCACCAACCAATGGGTCGTATGCACCAAATACTCTGCAAGCTGGACTAACTGCTCCTGCTGCAGCCGATCAAGTTCCTTTGCCTCTGGAGACTGTCAAAGTTAACAGTAATGCGACGAATGCTGGAGTCAATTCGTTAAGTGTACCCAAGCCACATAGACCAAATTACCAAAACTCATTTTTGCTTGATGCCTCAGTATTTCCTGATGGGAAGTCGAAGCATGTGCCAGTTTCACAtggaaataattttgttaatggGAGGAATCCGAATCTTTACCCATTCTCGCACCTCACG CCTAGACCAAATTCTTCAATGAATCAAGCTGGATATGATAGAATGTATCCAAATAACAGGATATATGGTCAATATGGAAACATGTTTAGGACAGGGGGAGGATATGGAATTCCAAATTATGAGCGTAGAATTAACGGACGTGGATGGATGGGAACTGATAATAGGTACAAGCCCAGGGGCCGTGCTAATGGCTCTTTCGTCCCTGACAGTCCGTACGATGGATTAAACGAATTAAACCGAGGACCTAGAGCCAAAGGATTCAAGAATTCGAAAGACCTTGAACCTGCCACGATAGCGATGAAGGGTCAGACTAATCAACTGAATACTGTCGTGAGTAATGAGGAAAAACTGTCTCAATTAGACTTGGGTCAATATAACACAGAGGATTTCCCTGAGGTTTACAAAAATGCCAAGTTTTTCATCATCAAGTCTTACAGTGAGGATGATGTCCACAAAAGTATTAAGTATGGTGCATGGGCCAGTACACCTAATGGAAATAAGAAACTAGATGCTGCATATAGGGAAGCTCAAGAAGTAGCTGATGGCTGTCCTGTGTTCCTGTTTTTCTCT GTAAATGCAAGCGGCCAATTTGTTGGTGTGACGGAGATGTTaagtgctgttgattttgataAGAGTCTTGAATATTGGCAACAAGACAAGTGGACAGGCTACTTTCCTGTAAAATGGCATATTGTGAAGGACATTCCAAATAGTTTATTGAAACACATAATATTAGCAAACAATGAGGACAAGCCAGTGACTAATAGCCGAGACACACAAGAG GTTAAATTGGAGCAGGGTATTGAAATGCTCAAGATTTTCAAGAGTCACCCAAGTAAAACATGCATATTGGATGATTTTGTGTTTTATGAAGCTCGGCAGAAAATTATACAGGAGAAGAAAGCTAAACAGCAACAGTTCAATAAAAGG gTGGGGAGTGCCAAGGTTTCTGAAGCAATTGATGGCAAAGAGAGAATCGACTCTCTCTTGCAGAAGTCATTAGATGTTGCTTCTCCTGTTTTGGTTGAAGATCCTGCAGCATCGGATGGCCATCAAACCTCAAAGCCTGCTCTTGTAACAGACAAGTCCATTGGGGTTGCAAGTgcttcttga